One Helianthus annuus cultivar XRQ/B chromosome 12, HanXRQr2.0-SUNRISE, whole genome shotgun sequence genomic region harbors:
- the LOC110897023 gene encoding uncharacterized protein LOC110897023: protein MESLDITPNKQKTQTPVFDNILRSNQSFRPISSLQILKETIRILISNPATFISIITILIYPVSAIHLSNLFIDQSIVKTTTKTLLFITKSCGLPSMPFVKQSCQKVSELVISTLVSFPLYCTLLLISKAAVVYSVECSYSRKKFVSSKFFVIVRTVWRRVVSTYMLVCALIVGFLTLFVIVLICVVGLLYAIGFSHNAIVCIVVVTGLLFLVVFAHTLIICDLCMVISVWEDVSGAQALMRSRVLIKGQTQVGLVIFVGSTIGMAIVKGLFEHRVKNLSYGDGTSRVWERPVLVLVYSFVVLIDFMMSTVFFFSCKSCSLEAVECGM from the coding sequence ATGGAATCACTAGATATCACACCAAATAAACAAAAAACCCAAACCCCTGTTTTCGACAACATTCTTCGATCAAATCAATCGTTTCGACCCATTAGTTCGTTACAAATCCTGAAAGAAACTATCAGAATTTTAATCTCTAATCCAGCTACATTCATTTCTATTATCACAATTCTAATCTACCCTGTTTCAGCTATACATTTATCGAATCTGTTCATCGATCAATCTATCGTAAAAACAACCACTAAAACACTCCTGTTTATAACCAAATCATGCGGGCTTCCATCAATGCCATTTGTGAAACAATCTTGTCAGAAAGTATCAGAACTTGTGATCTCCACGTTGGTTTCTTTCCCTTTGTATTGCACTTTGTTGTTGATCTCAAAAGCTGCTGTTGTGTACTCTGTTGAATGTAGTTATTCGCGAAAGAAGTTTGTTTCGTCGAAATTCTTTGTTATTGTTAGAACCGTTTGGAGGCGAGTTGTTTCAACTTATATGTTGGTTTGTGCGTTGATCGTTGGGTTTCTCACTTTGTTTGTGATCGTGTTAATCTGTGTCGTTGGATTGCTTTATGCTATCGGGTTTTCGCACAATGCAAtcgtgtgcattgttgttgtAACTGGAttgttgtttttggtggttttcgcTCACACCCTTATTATTTGTGATCTTTGTATGGTGATTTCGGTGTGGGAAGATGTTTCGGGGGCTCAAGCGTTGATGAGGTCTAGAGTGCTAATTAAGGGTCAGACTCAAGTTGGTTTGGTTATATTTGTTGGATCGACGATTGGAATGGCGATCGTTAAAGGATTGTTTGAGCATCGGGTGAAAAATTTAAGTTATGGAGATGGGACTTCGAGGGTATGGGAACGGCCCGTCTTGGTGCTCGTGTATAGCTTTGTGGTGCTTATCGATTTTATGATGAGTACGGTTTTCTTCTTTAGTTGCAAGTCGTGTAGTTTAGAAGCCGTCGAGTGTGGAATGTAA